A stretch of Henckelia pumila isolate YLH828 chromosome 4, ASM3356847v2, whole genome shotgun sequence DNA encodes these proteins:
- the LOC140861823 gene encoding probable LRR receptor-like serine/threonine-protein kinase At1g63430 isoform X2 — protein MRSFASFRVLFLSLGLFLVRCVAFPLNEVEALISFKRAIMEDPLLVFSNWNSLDSHPCGWSGISCSVAGDHVIKLNISGASLSGFIAPELYQLSVLEELILHGNSLIGIIPKEIGMLKGLKILDLGSNRLTGMIPLEIGNLASIVIINLQSNGLTGKLPYELGNLKYLEELRLDRNKFQGTVPTNYGSKFLSNTNELHSSNGSPIHDCGASQLKVVDFSYNYLFGSIPKCLDYFSRSSFTGNCLQEKDPKQRPSAECGGASPSNKTHQGVNPTNRPVEGESTHRDKSSKPVWLLALEILTGITVGLLFVVAIFTAFQKCNSKPIPWKKSSSMKENITIYIDSEILKDVARYSREELEAACEDFSNIIESSPDSVVYKGTTKDGQEIAVISLCIKEEQWNGHLELYFQKEVADLARLDHENAGKLVGYCTESNPHTRMLVLEYASNGTLYEHLHYEEGCQFSWVRRMKIIIGIAKGLKYLHTDVDPPFTISELNSTSIYLTEDFSPKLVDFECWKTVLSRSEKSSGTINNMGAVCVLPNSLERRHLDIQGNIYSFGILLLEIISGRPTYSKEKGFLVDWANKFLELPDVISYAVDPELKHFRYEDLRTICDVVNLCIHPNSSTSTSMQHICSILENGIDTSISADLKASSLAWAELALSS, from the exons ATGAGATCTTTTGCTTCATTTCGAGTTCTGTTCCTCAGTTTGGGACTATTCCTCGTGCGTTGTGTTGCATTCCCACTAAATGAAG TTGAAGCTTTAATCTCCTTCAAGAGAGCTATCATGGAGGATCCATTGTTGGTTTTTTCAAACTGGAATTCTCTGGATTCACATCCTTGTGGTTGGTCTGGCATTTCTTGCTCTGTAGCTGGAGATCATGTCATCAAACT TAACATATCAGGGGCATCTTTAAGCGGTTTTATTGCGCCTGAACTGTACCAGCTCTCGGTTTTAGAAGAATT AATTTTGCATGGAAACTCGTTGATTGGCATTATTCCAAAGGAAATTGGCATGCTAAAAGGCCTCAAAATATTGGATTTGGGCTCTAACAGGTTGACAGGAATGATTCCTCTTGAGATTGGGAACTTAGCCAGCATCGTGATAAT AAACCTTCAATCCAATGGTCTGACCGGAAAGTTGCCTTATGAACTTGGTAACTTGAAATACCTTGAAGAGCTTCGGCTTGATAGAAATAAGTTTCAGGGAACTGTCCCTACCAATTATGGCTCAAAATTCTTATCCAATACTAATGAATT GCACTCTTCAAACGGAAGTCCTATCCATGATTGTGGAGCTTCCCAATTAAAGGTGGTTGACTTTTCGTATAATTATTTGTTTGGAAGCATACCCAAGTGCTTGGATTATTTTTCAAG ATCTAGCTTCACTGGCAATTGCCTTCAAGAGAAAGATCCCAAGCAGCGTCCTTCTGCAGAGTGCG GTGGTGCATCACCCTCTAATAAAACCCATCAAGGAGTTAACCCAACAAATAGGCCTGTTGAAGGTGAATCAACACACCgtgataaatcatcaaaaccTGTATGGCTCTTGGCTCTTGAAATATTGACGGGAATCACAGTGGGCTTGCTCTTTGTGGTTGCTATTTTTACTGCATTTCAGAAATGCAACAGCAAACCTATCCCATGGAAGAAGTCTTCAAGCATGAAGGAAAATATTACCATTTATATTG ATTCTGAAATACTGAAAGATGTTGCGAGATACAGCAGAGAAGAACTTGAGGCGGCATGTGAAGATTTCAGCAACATAATCGAATCATCCCCTGATAGTGTGGTGTACAAAGGCACCACAAAAGACGGCCAGGAAATTGCGGTGATATCCCTTTGCATCAAAGAAGAGCAATGGAATGGCCACCTCGAACTTTACTTTCAGAAGGAG GTGGCAGATTTAGCAAGATTAGATCATGAAAATGCTGGAAAGTTGGTGGGATATTGCACGGAAAGCAATCCACACACAAGAATGCTGGTGCTTGAATACGCATCAAATGGAACACTTTATGAGCACCTTCATT ATGAAGAAGGATGTCAATTTTCTTGGGTACGGCGGATGAAAATTATTATCGGCATTGCAAAGGGACTAAAATATCTTCACACAGACGTTGATCCGCCATTTACGATATCTGAGCTAAACTCTACTTCCATTTATCTAACTGAAGATTTTTCTCCAAAG CTTGTAGATTTTGAGTGCTGGAAAACGGTTCTCTCAAGATCAGAAAAGAGCTCAGGCACCATAAacaacatgggtgctgtgtgTGTTCTTCCTAATTCTTTGGAAAGACGACATCTTGACATTCAAGGAAACATATACTCATTCGGGATTCTATTACTTGAAATTATCAGTGGTAGACCAACATACAGCAAAGAAAAAGGGTTCTTGGTCGATTGG GCTAACAAATTCTTGGAATTGCCTGATGTAATTTCATATGCGGTGGATCCGGAGTTAAAACACTTCAGATACGAGGATTTGAGAACCATATGTGATGTCGTAAACCTATGTATCCATCCCAATTCGAGCACAAGTACTTCGATGCAGCATATTTGCTCCATTCTCGAAAATGGTATAGATACTTCCATCTCAGCTGATCTTAAGGCCTCATCTCTCGCGTGGGCGGAGCTCGCTCTTTCTTCTTGA
- the LOC140861823 gene encoding probable LRR receptor-like serine/threonine-protein kinase At1g63430 isoform X1 produces the protein MRSFASFRVLFLSLGLFLVRCVAFPLNEVEALISFKRAIMEDPLLVFSNWNSLDSHPCGWSGISCSVAGDHVIKLNISGASLSGFIAPELYQLSVLEELILHGNSLIGIIPKEIGMLKGLKILDLGSNRLTGMIPLEIGNLASIVIINLQSNGLTGKLPYELGNLKYLEELRLDRNKFQGTVPTNYGSKFLSNTNELHSSNGSPIHDCGASQLKVVDFSYNYLFGSIPKCLDYFSRSSFTGNCLQEKDPKQRPSAECGGASPSNKTHQGVNPTNRPVEGESTHRDKSSKPVWLLALEILTGITVGLLFVVAIFTAFQKCNSKPIPWKKSSSMKENITIYIDSEILKDVARYSREELEAACEDFSNIIESSPDSVVYKGTTKDGQEIAVISLCIKEEQWNGHLELYFQKEVADLARLDHENAGKLVGYCTESNPHTRMLVLEYASNGTLYEHLHFADEEGCQFSWVRRMKIIIGIAKGLKYLHTDVDPPFTISELNSTSIYLTEDFSPKLVDFECWKTVLSRSEKSSGTINNMGAVCVLPNSLERRHLDIQGNIYSFGILLLEIISGRPTYSKEKGFLVDWANKFLELPDVISYAVDPELKHFRYEDLRTICDVVNLCIHPNSSTSTSMQHICSILENGIDTSISADLKASSLAWAELALSS, from the exons ATGAGATCTTTTGCTTCATTTCGAGTTCTGTTCCTCAGTTTGGGACTATTCCTCGTGCGTTGTGTTGCATTCCCACTAAATGAAG TTGAAGCTTTAATCTCCTTCAAGAGAGCTATCATGGAGGATCCATTGTTGGTTTTTTCAAACTGGAATTCTCTGGATTCACATCCTTGTGGTTGGTCTGGCATTTCTTGCTCTGTAGCTGGAGATCATGTCATCAAACT TAACATATCAGGGGCATCTTTAAGCGGTTTTATTGCGCCTGAACTGTACCAGCTCTCGGTTTTAGAAGAATT AATTTTGCATGGAAACTCGTTGATTGGCATTATTCCAAAGGAAATTGGCATGCTAAAAGGCCTCAAAATATTGGATTTGGGCTCTAACAGGTTGACAGGAATGATTCCTCTTGAGATTGGGAACTTAGCCAGCATCGTGATAAT AAACCTTCAATCCAATGGTCTGACCGGAAAGTTGCCTTATGAACTTGGTAACTTGAAATACCTTGAAGAGCTTCGGCTTGATAGAAATAAGTTTCAGGGAACTGTCCCTACCAATTATGGCTCAAAATTCTTATCCAATACTAATGAATT GCACTCTTCAAACGGAAGTCCTATCCATGATTGTGGAGCTTCCCAATTAAAGGTGGTTGACTTTTCGTATAATTATTTGTTTGGAAGCATACCCAAGTGCTTGGATTATTTTTCAAG ATCTAGCTTCACTGGCAATTGCCTTCAAGAGAAAGATCCCAAGCAGCGTCCTTCTGCAGAGTGCG GTGGTGCATCACCCTCTAATAAAACCCATCAAGGAGTTAACCCAACAAATAGGCCTGTTGAAGGTGAATCAACACACCgtgataaatcatcaaaaccTGTATGGCTCTTGGCTCTTGAAATATTGACGGGAATCACAGTGGGCTTGCTCTTTGTGGTTGCTATTTTTACTGCATTTCAGAAATGCAACAGCAAACCTATCCCATGGAAGAAGTCTTCAAGCATGAAGGAAAATATTACCATTTATATTG ATTCTGAAATACTGAAAGATGTTGCGAGATACAGCAGAGAAGAACTTGAGGCGGCATGTGAAGATTTCAGCAACATAATCGAATCATCCCCTGATAGTGTGGTGTACAAAGGCACCACAAAAGACGGCCAGGAAATTGCGGTGATATCCCTTTGCATCAAAGAAGAGCAATGGAATGGCCACCTCGAACTTTACTTTCAGAAGGAG GTGGCAGATTTAGCAAGATTAGATCATGAAAATGCTGGAAAGTTGGTGGGATATTGCACGGAAAGCAATCCACACACAAGAATGCTGGTGCTTGAATACGCATCAAATGGAACACTTTATGAGCACCTTCATT TTGCAGATGAAGAAGGATGTCAATTTTCTTGGGTACGGCGGATGAAAATTATTATCGGCATTGCAAAGGGACTAAAATATCTTCACACAGACGTTGATCCGCCATTTACGATATCTGAGCTAAACTCTACTTCCATTTATCTAACTGAAGATTTTTCTCCAAAG CTTGTAGATTTTGAGTGCTGGAAAACGGTTCTCTCAAGATCAGAAAAGAGCTCAGGCACCATAAacaacatgggtgctgtgtgTGTTCTTCCTAATTCTTTGGAAAGACGACATCTTGACATTCAAGGAAACATATACTCATTCGGGATTCTATTACTTGAAATTATCAGTGGTAGACCAACATACAGCAAAGAAAAAGGGTTCTTGGTCGATTGG GCTAACAAATTCTTGGAATTGCCTGATGTAATTTCATATGCGGTGGATCCGGAGTTAAAACACTTCAGATACGAGGATTTGAGAACCATATGTGATGTCGTAAACCTATGTATCCATCCCAATTCGAGCACAAGTACTTCGATGCAGCATATTTGCTCCATTCTCGAAAATGGTATAGATACTTCCATCTCAGCTGATCTTAAGGCCTCATCTCTCGCGTGGGCGGAGCTCGCTCTTTCTTCTTGA